In Cololabis saira isolate AMF1-May2022 chromosome 1, fColSai1.1, whole genome shotgun sequence, the following proteins share a genomic window:
- the LOC133449597 gene encoding olfactory receptor 11A1-like translates to MKNSTQVLYFTLAAYFDTKNFKYLLFMIIVILYAFIICGNVLLIVVICCNRGLHEPMYMFLVSLFVNELYGSTGLFPMLLVQILSDVHTVSVPLSFLQVFCVHTYGSVEFTNLAVMSYDRYAAICFPLQYSTLMTVKKVALLVAAAWLTVFLLIGIATSLSFSLQFCGNVIDKVYCDNYSLVKLACSDTKVNNIYGLIVTAFIICAPVIFILYSYMRILKVCYCGSKETRQKAVSTCTPHLVSLINFSVGVFFEILQSRFDMSRVPNMLRIFLSLYFLTCQPLFNPVLYGLKMSKIRNLCKSLIQHSVGGRK, encoded by the coding sequence ATGAAGAACTCCACTCAggttttatattttactctggccGCTTACTTTGATACCAAGaactttaaatatttattgttcatgattattgtgattttatatGCATTCATCATCTGTGGTAACGTTCTGCTCATTGTGGTCATCTGCTGTAACCGAGGTCTCCATGAACCCATGTACATGTTCCTGGTCAGCCTGTTTGTGAACGAGCTGTACGGCAGCACCGGCTTGTTTCCTATGCTGCTGGTTCAGATCTTGTCTGATGTTCACACCGTTTCTGTTCCCCTGAGTTTCCTGCAGGTCTTTTGTGTTCATACTTATGGGAGTGTTGAATTTACTAACTTAGCTGTCATGTCTTATGACAGATATGCAGCCATCTGTTTTCCTCTGCAGTACAGCACACTGATGACAGTGAAGAAAGTTGCTCTTCTAGTTGCAGCTGCTTGGTtaacagtttttcttttaataggtATCGCAACATCTTTGAGTTTCTCTTTGCAGTTCTGTGGTAACGTCATTGACAAAGTCTACTGTGATAACTACTCTCTGGTGAAACTTGCTTGCTCTGACACCAAAGTAAACAACATTTATGGACTCATTGTAACTGCTTTCATTATCTGTGCTCCAGTTATTTTCATCCTTTACAGCTACATGAGGATCCTAAAAGTGTGTTATTGTGGCTCCAAAGAGACCCGACAGAAAGCCGTCAGCACCTGCACACCTCACCTGGTGTCTCTGATCAACTTCTCCGTTGGTGTTTTCTTTGAGATCTTACAGAGCAGGTTTGACATGAGCAGAGTTCCCAACATGCTGCGAATCTTTCTGTCCCTGTACTTTCTGACGTGTCAACCTCTCTTTAACCCCGTACTGTATGGCCTGAAAATGTCCAAAATACGTAACCTATGTAAAAGCCTGATTCAGCATTCTGTAGggggaagaaaataa